The Cryptomeria japonica chromosome 2, Sugi_1.0, whole genome shotgun sequence region CTGTTTATACATTTTCCATCCAATCCATGGTGGCAAAGAATTTTCATTTTCCATGCTTATGTTTGGTTTGCAACTGCAATTTTTAGAGATTCCATTTCGCTTCTGAGTTGTTCCTTTTTGCATTTTTAGCCTTTAAACTCATTTTGTTAGAGAAAAAGTGGGTTTAAACCCCCGCAAATTGATATTATTCTAGGGGCAGAAGGATCTGTCAATCCTAATTTAGTACAAGTTTACCCATTTCTAAACATTTCTCATTGCGCAAGAGTCAAACTTATGCTAAGGGTTTCAAATGACAGAAATTTGTGCAAACAGCCTCAATATATTCAGCATAAAAATTGTAAGATTTGCAATTGCTTTGATATAAAACTCCAAATCTCAATCGATAAGCAAATTGAATGCTCAGTCCTTGCCAAATTAATCTGTGTCAAATGATGCTCCCAAGAGATGGGCTTGATGAGACGAACAAAAGGTTGTTACCATAGTCCAAAAATGACACAGAAAAAGGGCTTAAAGGGCACACCAGGAGCTCAAGAATAAACATCAATACGGAAGGGGCTTAAAGGGGGCCCTGAGAGCTCAAGAATAGACATTAGAGAGCAGGTGGGACTAGTAAACATCATTACCATGGGCAGAAGGGAAGAAGGGCCTAAGAGAGGACAAACAGAGCATCCAAACGGTCCTACACCCTGAAAAGGGGGGCCCAAAGATTTTACAGAGTGAAATCAAAGTTGGATCTCGTTGGCTCTATTCTACTGATACAATATAATAAACTTTGACTTGCTGTCCCATCGGACTTTCTCAACAAAAGTGATCAATTAGCTACTTATCATTGAAGAATAGTTGAAAACGACAATGAAATATGAGAATTTTGCCAGAAAAAGAGAGCTAAAAATATCACAATAGATATTGCAACAAGATAATTTCAACCCCGCCTCACATATAAACATACACATGCTATCCATCAGACATCGCTTTGGACTATACAAAATCTTATTAGCTGGAATCAAAGCGACTCATTTGTAACTACAAAGCCATAATTAAAGCAGAAACCATTGAGTAGAATAATAAGGTCAGAAAAATTTGCACAAAGCAAGGCGTTGAGTTCTACGTAAATAAAAATGCTCCTTAGGCATCAATTGCCACTGTTGTTAGTTTCTGGTTGTCTCGCCCCATTCCATCATGAATGTTATGCTTCTCCTTCAGAGAGAGTATTAACATGTGAAGAAATACTATTTACAAGGATAATGCACTGTTCAAATAGCTTGTAAATTATCGGATATCATATATTGAACCACAAGCTAGACAAGGCCCACAACTCACTGGCAATGTTAGTACCAGATAGAGGGAACACATCAATCTGGGAAATGAGACATTCTGCTTCATGTTCTTAGCCTAATGATGAAAGCTTTCAACTGAAAATGAGGGTAACACTCAGACTACTTCAGCCTGGAACAGTTATGGATTAAACTGTATGAACTTCCAAACAATTGAATAACACAAGTTCATGTATGTAAATTGGGATTTAGCATCATCTCCTGCTCTCAGTCTCTCATTAGAGAAAGAATGGATAAATTTTGGATGTAAGAATGAAAAGAAAATTTTCAGATTAGAGCTGCCAAATAACCTAGAACACAAGTTATCTTAAACTGTGTGTTTGCAGGACATGTTTACACCTTAAATAGGCGTGAGCTTGTTCAGCTTCTGGCTTCCTGTGTTTGTAATTCTTTGCGGGGCTCTGATGTTTTGGCCTGGAATGGTCCTGATGTGTCTGGGAAGTACTCTGTGTCTGCTGGTTATAAACAGCTGGATAGGCAGTTGTTTGGGGATATTGAGGTCTCGCGGTGGAAGCAAGTTTGGCATAAGTTGTCTTGGCCCAAGTGTAATTTCTTCTTGTGGTTGGTAGCTCAAACCCGGTGTCTCACTTGGGATAATTTGTGCAAGCGTGGTTTCAATGGTCCCTCAATGTGTGTGCTCTGTTGTGATGCTGCGAAAAgtgtctctcatctcttcttccagTGTTCTTATGCTAGGGAGATTTGGCAGTTTTGGTGGAGGGTGTGGAATTTGCCTTGTAGGCATGTTTCTTCGTGTATTGAGTTTGTGGATCGATGTGGCAGGGCCCCTGTTTCTACTTCCTTCCTTCAAGCTGCTTGGGCTATTGGACCATCCTTCATTATTTGGAACCTTTGGTTGGAGAGAAATCGTCAGCTTTTTCAGGATGTGTGGTTGGTGGCCCGTCACTTGTGCTGGAAGATCTTGCATTCTCTAGGAGAAACTGTTGTGGCTAAATGTGATATGACTGAATCGGTGGATCCTTGTGATGTTGGGTGTTTTAATCGTCTTCATCTACCTCCTCTACAGCAACAGTTCATGCGCAATAGATGTAGACACCCTACTCCGAAAGTGAACAGAGGGAAGATGGGCTCCTCCTCTTCAGGGAGTTCTTAAAATTAATATGGATGGCTCTTCCCGTGGAAACCCTGGTCATGCTGGAATTGGTGGTGTGGGTCGAGATAGTTCTACAGTTGTTCAGTTTATCCTTTCTGTTTATATGGGTCTTCAtactaataatttaatggaggctcaGGCCATTTTATTAGCTCTGGAGTATGCCAGTAAATTGGGATGGCGCAGGATTATATGTGAGTTTGACTCTCAGGTGGTGGTCAACTTGTTGAATAGGCGGCATTTAGATGAGGTTAGTTGGCATTTGGCTTTGATTGTTGATCAGATTCTCAACCTCTGTGCTTCTCTGGAGTCTGATTCTTTTACCCATATTCCTAGAGACTGGAATGAGgttgctgattgtttggccaagtgggcctctgATCATATTCATGATTCGTTGTGGATTGGGGTCGGTTACCCCCTGATTTGTCTCAGCATTTGCTTCACTTAGTTGAGCTTGATAGGGCTATGAAAAGTCCTTGCTTTGTACTTCTTCttgtctttaataaatttttacccctcctttattcttaaaataataataaaaattcaaaCCATAAAAACAGTGGAAGTACAGAGAAAACAGGACCTTAAATATCATTCACGAACATAAACATGAAATTTAAGATCTCTCTGAATTTCATAGTAGCCATTGCCACCTGATACAAGCAAAAAATTCCACGATAAATCAGGTCTGACATCTGACTAAACAGCTTACTGGCATCACCAAAATTAAGATTTTACAAGCATGCATACAGATATGGCCCTAAAAGCTGTTGAGATTCATCAAATTCATAAGACACAGTACTCTAAGAGATAAATAGCGTATATAAGAAATCATAATGAGATAAATCATAAAAGGAAGAAAACAATCATCTTGCATTAATTAAAAGAAATCTCAGATCAAATGTCTCTAGGCTCTAGATGTTGTCATCAACTGTTGAATAGGTCAAAGCTCTCTTACAAAGATAGTTGAATGCAGACAGTATCCCTGATGGAAAGGAGAGTATTAATTGAATGCAGACAGTATCCCTGATGGAAAGGAGAGTATTACCCAGTGGTCACGTGAGGGGTCAACCGCAAAACTTCTTAAAAAGTGCAGTTGCAAATTTTAGGAGTGACTTCACAGTAGAATGGCTCTCTGTCCGTCATAATTCCTTCCTTGCTACAACATTTTCCGAACAGGGATAGAAATAAACTGATCTCGAAATTATAAGAAAATTATCAGCCTGTAGGGAGCTACCATCCTGAAAACATTTTCACTAAAAAACTGAAGCAGGCACTACAGATTTTCAGCCCCCCACCTCTTGCTGTAGCTAAAAGACTTCCTGAAAAATTGCCCACTCTGCATATCAAGGAAATAGTCTGTTTCTaacaatttttaatttcaaatatgTTACATGGGACCACCTGCAGCAAAAGAATAGCTGCGGTAGCCCCCTCAATGGGACTTCAGCCTTAATACGGAAACAAAATCTCATGATAGGGATATGCCCCTGTAATAAACAGCTGGCATATCACATGGATAACAACCACAAGTTAGAGAGAATAGCCCAAACTGCTGACAATGTTAGTACCAAATAACGGCGGAAGCTAACATGTCAATGGAAGCCTGCTTGTGGATTGGCAAAGCTTTCATACAAGTAGATGTGAATATTCATTAGGGAAATACAGATTAAAAATATACATTTCAATTCTAAGCTTAAGGCAGAAACTAAAAAGCTTTTACTGTTCACAAAAATGCTCATCTCTAAGATGAAGATTCTTAGATAAAAAGTGATTCTCACTGTGATTAGGAGTACTCTTAAGTTCAGAAGGACCTTTCCAACACTGAAAGAGCAAGATGAATACCTCCGAGACATACCTGACCATGAACCCTACTAATGGCAGGATGTTCAAACAAAACAAGGCTGCAAACATAGCCTTCCATTCCAATTCATTAAAGCCAGCACAGGTACTCACTTCCAAAAGTAAAAGGTTTTCCAGTTTACTGATATATTGATTTTTAAATAAAAGATAGCTTGTAATCCCAAACTCCCTTGTATACAGAAATGTTATTTGACTTTATCACAAACTCAATAACGGTGTACTTAACTTATTTGTATGGCtgacaaatgaaaggaaataaaaaaagaaaataaatggcATGGTCAGAACTTCAagcaaaatgtatatatatatatacatatgcaagaGCAAACTTGCAAGCCAAAAAACTTTTTTCAGTTGCTCTTGGAGTCCTAGACCTACTTAAATTAATTAAGATATCTAATACTCAGAGATGAAACTGAAAAAGGGAAAACGGAAGATGCAGACAAAGGTCAAAAAAAGCTTAAGGTGCAATGATAATGGCAGAGCTGAGCGATAGAGAAATTCAATTGAAATAACTGATCTGCTTTTCAAGGTAAGATCGTAATTCTTACATAATAGAAACAGAACATCTAGGAGGCAACGATCTTAGGGATGTATATACAATGACATCCAC contains the following coding sequences:
- the LOC131043536 gene encoding uncharacterized protein LOC131043536, producing the protein MDGSSRGNPGHAGIGGVGRDSSTVVQFILSVYMGLHTNNLMEAQAILLALEYASKLGWRRIICEFDSQVVVNLLNRRHLDEVSWHLALIVDQILNLCASLESDSFTHIPRDWNEVADCLAKWASDHIHDSLWIGVGYPLICLSICFT